One segment of Penaeus chinensis breed Huanghai No. 1 chromosome 14, ASM1920278v2, whole genome shotgun sequence DNA contains the following:
- the LOC125032536 gene encoding tryptophan--tRNA ligase, mitochondrial-like → MLPRRRLVAAALAVAQQECRALGLPLASVSPRCQSHVQAFLPTRRFSHTGPRGAEHAAEGGSQPPTPKKTIFSGIQPTGVLHLGNYFGAVRRWVELQEQGHNVIFSVVDLHSITLPQDPASLHSQILNMAASLIACGIDPARAVLFQQSRVSEHAQFNWVLGCLTTIARLGHLPQYKEKSAALKEVPLGLYVYPVLQSADILLYRATHVPVGEDQLQHIQLAAHLARVFNNKYGRTFRLPHSMVYDDSTGRLRSLRQPTRKMSKSEADPKSRIELTDTPDQILEKLKKAVTDCTSAVYYDPEARPGVSNLMTIHSAITGLSYDEIRAQCEGKDTGQYKLLVADVVIEHLRPIHQELTRLLEDKAHLVGLLDLGAARAKAIAASTWAEVRRKVGLSE, encoded by the coding sequence ATGTTGCCCCGGAGAAGACTAGTGGCGGCGGCGCTGGCTGTGGCGCAGCAGGAGTGCCGCGCCCTTGGCCTCCCCTTGGCCTCTGTATCCCCCCGATGCCAGTCCCATGTCCAGGCCTTTCTCCCCACGAGGAGGTTTTCACACACAGGTCCTAGGGGCGCCGAGCACGCCGCAGAAGGCGGGTCCCAGCCGCCCACGCCGAAGAAGACCATCTTCTCGGGGATCCAGCCCACGGGCGTGCTTCACCTGGGGAACTACTTCGGGGCGGTGCGGCGGTGGGTGGAGCTGCAGGAACAAGGCCACAACGTTATCTTCTCTGTGGTCGACCTGCACTCCATTACCCTCCCGCAGGACCCCGCCAGTCTGCACTCGCAGATCCTCAACATGGCGGCCTCCCTTATCGCGTGCGGCATCGACCCCGCCCGCGCCGTGCTCTTCCAGCAGTCGCGGGTGTCTGAGCACGCCCAGTTCAACTGGGTGCTGGGCTGCCTCACCACCATCGCCCGGCTGGGCCACCTGCCGCAGTACAAGGAGAAGTCGGCCGCTCTCAAGGAGGTCCCCCTTGGACTGTACGTGTACCCCGTGCTGCAGTCCGCCGACATCCTGCTGTACCGCGCCACCCACGTCCCAGTGGGCGAGGACCAGCTGCAGCACATCCAGCTGGCCGCCCACCTGGCCAGGGTGTTCAACAACAAGTATGGGCGCACCTTCCGGCTGCCGCACTCCATGGTGTACGACGACTCGACGGGGCGCCTCCGCAGCCTCCGACAGCCCACCAGGAAAATGTCGAAGAGCGAGGCCGACCCCAAGAGCAGGATCGAGCTCACCGACACGCCCGACCAGATCCTCGAGAAGCTCAAGAAGGCGGTGACAGACTGTACGTCGGCGGTGTACTACGACCCCGAGGCGCGCCCGGGCGTGTCCAACCTCATGACGATCCACAGCGCCATCACGGGCCTCTCCTACGACGAGATCCGCGCCCAGTGCGAGGGCAAGGACACGGGCCAGTACAAGCTGCTGGTGGCGGATGTGGTGATCGAGCACCTAAGGCCCATCCACCAGGAGCTGACGCGGCTCCTGGAGGACAAGGCGCACCTCGTCGGCCTCCTCGACCTCGGCGCCGCTAGGGCCAAGGCCATCGCCGCCTCCACGTGGGCGGAGGTCAGGCGGAAGGTCGGCCTCTCCGAGTGA